One genomic region from Arthrobacter sp. FB24 encodes:
- a CDS encoding RDD family protein: MSSIITGEAVVLELRPASFAARALGLILDVAANVVLLIVMITVISSAYNDLDGAAARALVLVSVVFCLVILPVAVETLTRGLSLGKLAAGLRIVRDDGGAIRFRHAVIRGLIGFLEIYLTFGGLAIAVALFNDKSKRLGDIVAGTYALRRRVPAEPSFVPFVPPHLRAWAALADIGRIPDAVARRSSQFIRQAGRMSPASRASMAASLATEVSACVAPPPPAGTGPEEYLAAVLVERRERELARLSRARARSTGVGERLNRLPYSRDTP; encoded by the coding sequence TTGAGCTCAATCATCACAGGTGAAGCAGTAGTGCTGGAGCTCCGTCCGGCGTCGTTCGCTGCGCGGGCACTGGGCCTAATTCTGGACGTCGCTGCCAATGTTGTCCTCCTCATTGTGATGATCACGGTGATTTCGTCGGCCTACAACGACCTGGACGGTGCGGCGGCCCGCGCCCTGGTTCTGGTCAGTGTGGTCTTCTGCTTGGTGATCCTCCCGGTGGCGGTGGAAACCCTCACCCGCGGCCTCTCGCTGGGGAAGCTGGCGGCGGGGCTTCGGATAGTACGGGACGACGGCGGCGCCATCCGCTTCCGTCATGCTGTGATCCGAGGGCTGATCGGTTTCCTGGAGATCTATCTGACGTTCGGCGGCCTGGCCATCGCCGTGGCACTGTTCAATGACAAGTCCAAACGGCTCGGCGACATCGTGGCCGGAACCTACGCCCTGCGGCGCCGGGTCCCGGCGGAACCATCGTTCGTCCCGTTTGTACCGCCGCACCTCCGGGCCTGGGCGGCGCTGGCTGACATCGGCCGGATACCGGACGCCGTGGCCCGCCGCTCGTCGCAGTTCATCCGCCAGGCAGGCCGGATGTCGCCGGCGTCGCGCGCTTCCATGGCCGCATCGCTCGCCACGGAGGTCTCAGCCTGTGTCGCTCCGCCGCCTCCGGCCGGCACGGGACCGGAAGAGTACCTGGCCGCAGTGCTGGTGGAACGTCGCGAGCGGGAACTGGCCAGGCTGAGCCGGGCACGGGCGCGAAGCACGGGTGTAGGGGAACGGTTGAACCGGCTGCCCTACAGCCGTGACACACCGTAG